ACTGACTGCACTGTTTTGGAAGTTATTTTGCTTCTCTGCTGTGAAGAAGCTAGTCTGGCTAAGTTCGAACATGATCGCACAGCATAGCACAACACAACCTAttctaagaaaagaaaggaatgctCGGCCGTAGGGTCCGGGGTGCAAAGTTTGGGGCGAAATGACCGAGACGAGCGGGCGACCACGCCTCCATCTGTTTATTTTAACAGTTGCACAGCTTTTCTGGTCATGTTGTCAATCGGTTCCTGGCACCGCTCTGTACAAAGAACGTTTCATGTGACCGGCGATGGCTCATGGAAGTATCACAACATACGATATGTGGTATCACAACATGTGTTATGTAGTCCAGTCCCCGCACAATGCCTCCAGGAAAAATTGTGTAGAACACTTCTATTTATTCATGGTTGCTGCCGAAGAGTTTAGCTGGAGTTATAAAGTTGAGGCTGTCTCAGTCTGCTCATCGTGATATCAGTGACCTTCGTGAGAATCACTTATTTTGAGAGCTCAGGTTTTCTGTGTTGTATATTTGGAAGGTTAAAAACTCCGCAAAAACGGAGTACAATGAGGAAGGGAAGTGGATTCTTGAAATAGAATTAATAATAAgaacagaaataataaaaatagtaataataataagggtCTAGTATTTGCACAAAAAGCTCGTAGAAATATCCACTGttctgattttgttttgagtTTAAAATGTGGGTcctaaaatttccaaaataggTAACCATCACAAGAACAGCACTAGGGATTAATTTAACATATTTTCTGCAGTCACTGAAACACTATCTATGGTCACTACCCATACATTGTCCCACTGAGTATCCCAGTGATCTTCCTTCAAGTCCTTCAAGTTCTTTTAATTGAAATCTAAACACCATGGAATTAAACACGTCCGTGTTTAATTCTATCTCTCTACAATCTTTACATGGATCTCGGAGTTAACCGCGATGTCTGCTTGGTGGTCACGCCGCAGATTCGATCAAATctttgagttttcttttttacccAAACTAATAAATCTACAGAATTTTGGATTCACCTAATGGTTTATAAGCATATAGTGTAAAACCAATATGTGGTATAATGTTGTGATCTATTTGCAGAAGATTTTTGTGAGAAAGTGTTTTTGTGTGAAAGAGTACTCCATAACATTTAAAAGCGACTTGGAGCAGCAAATTTGCATTCGGTGAAAGAGGGGGATGCAGTTAAGACAATGTTGAAGATTTCTGAAGGTTCCAATTTTCATCTTAAAACTGCTGCGGTTGTGGCGCAGGGGTTCCGCTGTATCTGCACGAtcggtcggtggttcgaatccgccctagtccGAAATGATCTtctcatccctctggggtcgataaatttgttaaAGACTTGTCTatggggataaaaacactgacttgacacttcGACCAGCCCCAACAAGTCACTGTAGGCTAGAtccgcgttcgtaaacctcaaacgtttctgaaatgaagtggacgtggtggtgcatcccaagcggattgatcaacgccaaacACATTATTAGACACACACGCTTTTGAAAATTGGTCCATGGATCAGAAATATTCTTCATGCATTATTCTTCTGGCTTCGCAGCATTCACTCAGAAGCGAGAATCTTATCTGGGAACATTTTGCCTTTATGGATCCATATTTTGCAATGAGGCCGAAAAATCTTCTGTGCTGCAATGAAAACGTTGACTTCACCTAGATTTGAAGAAGCAACTAGCTTTAAGAAATGATATTGGCAAGTGGAATAGGTGGTTTTGTGAAACACTAATCACTTACAGTGTTGTTCGCATGTAATCTTCCATGGAAATGAGCCTGGAAGACTCTAAGAAAGGAAGGCTtgcaaaacatgaaaaaaaaaacatgaatagaGCAATAAGGACATTgacaaaactaaaattaaaatgaaatacaGAAAGTTGTTGGAAATGTGAGAAGCAACAGTACTCTAGCACACTCTTGGTTaatttgctttcaaaaaaaaaaaaggaaaattaattttctctcACCTGGCAACAATTGGTGATCTAGTGGTGTGTGATCCGCTTCcaatataaaaatttccaaatttgagGTGCAGGCATTATAAGCGCTATTTCCAAACGtcgcttctcttcttctcactACACACATGCAAAAAAGTGGTGTCGAAAACTCTATTATCCACTCTATCTCTATTATCCACTTTAATTatctgaaagaaataaaattaataaaccTTAAAAATTCAGAACAACATATTCTTATACagtgagaaattcttttttcaatggatGGAAGAAATTTGGGAATACTTTTGTTTCTACACGGCTTTTTCGAAAGAAGAGGTTCGATTCTTACTCCACCTTACTCGGCGCAGATCACAAGTGCACATAAGATTAAGGCTGGGtgagatttttctgtttctgttgcAAAGCTGCGTTGCtcataaatttggaaaattgtACTTTCTGAATTCACCTGCAAGTATCGCGCTGCACTTGGTTTGCGCTCGTTGACCTTCCATATGTTCGTCCggaatgaatagaaaattttggtGAATGAGGTAATTCCAAGAGCAAGCTTCTGCAAAAATGGACTATAATCATTCTTTCAAGTGTCCTTTTTgtctctccttcttttctctgtTCTATGGACCCGTTACTTTGTTACATTCCAGAGGATATGCAGATAGATAAGACTTCTCACGATTCCGTTATAGATAAGTATGAGCTAAAAAAGTGATTGTAAATGTCATTCAATCCATCAGCAGTCATGAGGTAGTGCTTCTTTTAAGTTTTTATTGAACAAATACTGTTTGATTCTGGTTGTGTTGTGTAGTAGGAGGGAAGTTCTGATCCAGACAATCGGCTTGGATCTGTGATCTTCTTTAGCTCATATTGTGAGGCTATagccatcaaaaatttgctaaGCACGTGAAAAGCAGATGATCAGAGCGGAGAACTCGTGATTTCTAGGGATGTGATTACTTTTACAATGTTACAAGGATCCGTCTGCAGTGTATTTAGCGGAGATGCCGCTGGGAATTTAATGGCCGATTCCGGATTTTATGGCCGCAGTTGCGAATCTTGAGCTCGTTGTTCGTAGATAAGGAGTATGTGTTCTCTCCCGCTAGGAAGATCTTTAGCTTCAATGACTTGTCAGTTAGTAGTGTTTAGTTGGTGTTATTAATAGTTAGTTAGCTTAGTTCTGCTGACACGTGAAAATTAGGCAAAAAGTATCCACTGAGCGGAAATATATCCACTAAGTATCTCGGCTCAGCAGATGCGTTTGTGAGCAGTATAAATATGACAGATGGTTTATGTTTATCATCGCATAGTATTGACAAGTCGTCTACAAACAAACGTGGAGGCTGCCGCGAACGTGGCTGTCGCCGATGGGCAAGCCAAAAAAGTTAGGGGTACGCCTTTCATTAATATACAGAAAGTGCGTGAAAGTGTAGAAGCtacttcttgagaaaaaaaaacaattctcgaaagaaatataattaaataaaatataatagcGAAGAGCCTCTAGTAACCATGGAGCAGATGCGATAGCGTGGAGCCATAGCCTCCTCAGGTGCCTTTGTGGATACCCATACCCACAAACCATCTGGCTGCCGGTAGAAGTCAAGGCATTCGGAGTTCAGTGCTTTTATTTATGAAAGTCGGGGtttaggaaaatttttgattagaGGTTTTCTTCTACTAACTTGTAGAATTTGAAACCTCTGTACAGCAGCGACCATCACagcaaaaactcaaaaatctaTCCTAAACGCAGTAATAGAAGCTCCGCAGTCTTAGCCGACGAGACAGCTGTTCCGGATCATGGAAGTGATGAAACGAGATCACAATAAATGGATTATTAGTGAAAGGACATGACAAAGTAACcgtttaaataaataaatgaataaaactcTTTCAAGCAAACTATTTCTTACGtacactttttttgttattcgtATAAAAACGAACAGTTGTCTTATCCTAAATAAAGTGAAGCCTCTGGGTGCTCTTGAGGCCTCTGACTACTGCGTTTGTTAGAGGTCCTTCGCTTTGTCGCTGCCTTGCTGTGCTCTTGAAATCTGTAGTCTCCGTCGAGCGGGTTGCGTCGGTCAAATGCGTGACTTTCTCTGGGAAGACGGGCACTGAATCACTCCCACTCGTCAATAGGACAAAAATCGATTGGACGCTCAAATCGGCTCGATGGATGTTTAATAAAGCTTTGCTCGCATTGTGAAAATTCACAAACTCGCAGAAgaatagtgatttcattcttCCACGGAATACCATGACAACTACATCGATGAAATATAAGAAAGTATGAGTGGTGTCTTGAGAGTAATGCTTGTTCGCTTCAACACGTGCATCGGGAGCAGGCACGTGACATGATTCCATGTCATAACTCTAACGTACGAGActgaaaattctgcaaaagttGGTAGAATTTTTGGATACACGTCAATGACTCAGAACCGAAGCGTTGACTAGAGTGTTTCTAAGTGTCTGAAGGATGTTCCCAATATTTTTTCGGTGAGGTCAAGGCCCCGCCGTAAATCCTTAGGGAAATGAGCTCACTTAGCCTGAAAGAAAGTGTTATCAAATAATGAAGAGGTTTAGTAGCCTGGTGATGGTGTAATGCACATCACCTACTTATTTCGACAATTCCCGATCCCAGAATCTTCATTCTTTTCGACTCTAAACGACTTCAGATATACTCCAGCTTCCTGAAGAGGGGTCACTATTTTGTACGGGATAGAATGAAGCGCGAACAGTCTGGAACCtaaatcttcaaaaagagcGCGATAAAGCAGCAGGTCCGTTGTTCGTAATTCCTCGGCTTTAACCCCATTTTCCGGAGAAAATTCCAGGCTTTCCGTTTTTTCATAACTATATTCTTTTTAGATGGCTAATTTCAGAGAACAGAAATAGAGGGAGGAGGTGGGAGCAGCGAATATTGTTCTCAATGAAGGATTGCATATAGCACTGAAGAATATTCAGATGAATTTTGCCAGTGATCTCCTTGCTGAATAGctagttattatttttgactCTAGCCAGAGACTCTAGCCTACATACAACACCGCTATTAACttttgtcccaaaatccgtcttCGACTGATTAATCCGACGGAGTCCGTCGGAATCCTTGGGACAAgacaaattaaattttgaaaataccatacGAAAGCAAATGATTcgctgatttcaaatttgCTTCCTGAATTTAGTTTTGCCAAATTTGTGGCCTGAAAACAGACAAACGTCTCCCAACcttcgttaattactttccCTTGTCAGCAATGCTGGCATTGGCACATCTCGCTGATGATCTCCGTAGAAGGAAGAGGTGCTCATTGTACTCGggctgattttttaaatttgcaaaaaaaaatttaatatgtTCGTAAAGAGGAGGTTAATTAAAACATTTTAGTAATCCACATCATATGTAGGTTCAAAATTCCAACAGTTTGCAACGGACTAATTCGTCGGAGgcggattttgggacagaagTTGGTGGCGTCGTTGTAGCTGGTCGCTTACGGCGAATTGAAAGTTCTGATGCTTGATGAAGTCATCATTGGCTGAATAATGCTAGTGATCTACCAGTAAGTTGTCCTGTGATCGTGGTCATTTTCAATCGATGTCGAAGTATTCGAATATTTACAGCTGTTCATGTTAAATCCGATTATGCTAATCATAGAAATCAAATGCTATCTTACATACcaaattttctattctattgtAAGTCAGTGGACCAACAAGTGTTGGTTTGTTCATTTGTGGACCAGCAGGGTTGGATAAACGCTAGCAGCTAGGAGTAACGTACAGAGAACTTCTTCAGCTCAGAAACACCGCTAAAATTTTGAACATATCTACTTCCTCCAACTATTCACATTTTCCTATCATTCTACTAATTCTTCCTATCTGAGCTCGAAAAAACTCGTTAGTTTTGAAAGCTCgttagatgaaaaaaaaatccattttgaaCGTCAACAAGGGaaataaaaggagaaagaagcaAAGCGTTCGAAGGTTAAAGCTAATGTTTAGAGCTAATACTTATGGTTCACTGAAGGACACGAACAAATTTCGCCGAAAATGAGAGTAACCACTGTTGTTATCATATTAATCTGTGATAACATGCGGAGTATTCAATGGAGGCGTGCGTCATTTCTTCACGCCCAGTAAAACGTCGCAGATCCATCTGTTAATACGAACATAATGAGGCTTATCCGTTTATTTCACACTTTGGCTAAAAGCAAAACTCCAAGTGGAGATGAtcataaagtaaaaaaagagaatattgAATGAAAGGACATATACATTGGTAACCAGTTAAAAATTTGGCTCGAGTATAGCGAAGTTttacttgtatttttctttaagtttGCCTATTGCTTGAATGTTTTCTATAGGGTGTGAGCTGCTTGAAAGGATGAATCACCGTTGGCTTCGATTTCCCTGGATCTGGTGAaagcgataacgccgaaacgttagttgTTAACAAAGATCAACACCAATCTTGGGttcagctcaagcaaatcaaaaaaaactatatttttcaaaatgttaagATTCAAGAGCAGTCAACCATGTCACCCATCTCACTATATTTAACTATTAtttaactaaaaaaatatgtgttgCATAATAGCTTCGTTTACCTTTTAAGGCATTGATTCCCCGAGACGTTATGGAATTTTGTGGCaatgaaagaattttgaaCGATTATGCTCTCCTATTCCAGTGGCGGCAGCAGCAAAGTTTTTATTACCTTCCAAAAATCCAAGCCAGTGATCATAAGCATTGGATTTCTAGAACAGAAAAGAAGCGTCATATACAAAATGGGTCATCAGCTATTTCCGATAGATTTTCGATTTCGAAAATGGTGTTAGGTGGGCAGTCCTGGATTGGACGGGCCACCCCATAGCTTTTCTGTCTACCTTTTTATCATTAAACCATGGCTGGTCTCACCAAAACAAGTTCTACGGCAGTGACACAGGTGTGATAACGCATGAGTAGCGGTTTCGCGTATGCTACGTATGTCTTGCGTAAGTCCCGAGATACCGGTGAAACAGGTTGCAAAAATGCGCACGCCTGTCTTGTCATTGCCGTTGCTTCCTTGCGTTAATCGCCATCGCTCCCTCAGCTCATTTCCATGCGATTgctagaacgaaaaaaaaagactttagcTATTTCACATTCATATCACCAAACTAAAGTCGAAGCTTTCCGGTCtgtgatttttccagaattgaaGGACTCCAATAAAACATCGATTTAGAAATTCTTATTCAGTTCACTAAATCTCTATTAGAACGCCGAGAACATAGTCTGTAGTCTGATTTGCATAGTCTAACAAGAAACCTCGGTGTTTTCGATCCCACTGATAGTGATTATGCTTACGCGGCTCAATCTCCTGGGCAGAGTGCTAGGGTTGCCCACCCTTTGGTGCCTGTACTTTTCATCTTGTCAGATTCTCGTGGGTTGTAATTACGCAAGTCACACCTTGTCGCGCTACACCGTTTCTGCTCTCGGCAGGGGGGTCTCGCCAAGCTTCCTGCTGTTTTACAACGACCTTATAAGCTGCTGGGTAGCAAAGATCTGCTGATTGTGACTGTGACAGATTTACGAGTCactgtaatttttta
This Necator americanus strain Aroian chromosome Unknown Necator_2022.05.29.01.07, whole genome shotgun sequence DNA region includes the following protein-coding sequences:
- a CDS encoding uncharacterized protein (NECATOR_2022.05.29.01.07.G59.T1); this encodes MCVVRRREATFGNSAYNACTSNLEIFILEADHTPLDHQLLPESSRLISMEDYMRTTLFLPSAVFFSDHHLVHLISTCPILTFFAFCCFDFLELELFF
- a CDS encoding uncharacterized protein (NECATOR_2022.05.29.01.07.G61.T1); this translates as MESCHVPAPDARVEANKHYSQDTTHTFLYFIDVVVMDKTTVRFYTNNKKSKLALGITSFTKIFYSFRTNIWKVNERKPSAARYLQIIKVDNRDRVDNRVFDTTFLHVCSEKKRSDVWK